The Methanofollis sp. genome includes the window CCGTCGCTCACGTGGAAGTGGGGGACATGCACCTCGTGCCTTTTTGCCAGTTCCTCGAAGATGTAGTGGTGGCGGGAGGGGACAGGGTGGTGGATGTAGTCCTGCGTCGAGACGAGGAGGATCTTCATGACCTCACCTCACTCCGTGAATGTGTGGCCGTTCTTGTCGCCTCTGCCGATGCCGCGGTAGGCGAAACCGGCATCGATCCAGGCATCCGGCTCGACGACATTCCTGCCGTCGACGACCGCCGGGAGAGCACACCCGCAGAGCGCCTTCACTTCTGCCGGGACAAGCCTCCTGTACTCCTTGTGTCCGGCAAAGACGACGACGGCATCCGCGCCGGTGAGTACCGCTTCAAGATCCTTCGACAATCCCGGCGGCACGTCGGGAGCGGTCTCGGGGTCGACCCAGGGGTCGTGGACGCGGACCTCGGCGCCCGCAGCCTTCGCCGCCTCGTAGTAGGGCTCCGCAGGGGTGTTCCGTGCGTCGTCCGAGTCGTTGATGAAGGCCCAGCCGAGAAGGGCGATCTTCGCGCCCTTCACTGTCTTGCCCGCCTGTGCCAGGGCGGACTCCGTCAGGTGGAGCATATGCGCCGGCATGAAGTCGTTGATGCCGCGGGCGAGGGTGTACAGCGACTCCCTGCCGTCGGGGAAGTCGAGGGCGTCCGGCCCGAGCATCTGCACGCCGCGCTCCAGGTGGTAGGTGTCCTTCGTGAGGCAGTGGCCGCCGACGCCTGCGCCCGGCCAGAGGACGGCGCGGGTGATCCCCTCGCCCTTGAGGGAGGCGACGCCGGCACGGACGTCGTAGACATTGATGCCCATAGCCTCGCAGTACAGGGCGAGCTGGTTGACGGCGGCGATCTGGAGGTCGCGGAAGGTGTTCTCCGCGGTCTTTGTCACCTCGGCCGCGGTGGCGGTCATCGGGATGATATGGCCGAGGGTGAGGACGGGGGAGTAGAGTTCGACGGCCCGTTTCGTGCTCACGTCGTCGATGCCGCCGACGATCCTGTCGTGCTCGCGGATATTCTTGAGCAATCTTCCGACCATCACCCTCTCGGGTGCGTGGGCGAGGGCGAAGTCCTCCCCTGCGACGAGGCCCGACTCCTCTTCCAGGATCTTGCGGGCCATGCCGGCGGTGGTGCCGGGCGTGATCGTCGATTCGAGCACGACGAGGGTGCCGGGGGTGAGGTATTTCCCGACATTCCTGATCCCGGCGATGAGGGGTGTGAAGTCCGGGAGGAGGTCTTTCTTGTCCTTGAAGGGCGTCTGGATCGCGAGGGTGACGGCATCGCACTCCGCGATCTTCGAGAAGTCGGGGGTGCACTCAAATTTTCCGGCCGAGACGACCTTCTGGAGGAGGT containing:
- a CDS encoding nucleotide sugar dehydrogenase, with amino-acid sequence MKDRLSSIIARKGPIRRIGVIGMGYVGIPAAVLFADAPAFEHVYGFQRDSPSSGYKIEMLNRGESPLKGEEPGLEDLLQKVVSAGKFECTPDFSKIAECDAVTLAIQTPFKDKKDLLPDFTPLIAGIRNVGKYLTPGTLVVLESTITPGTTAGMARKILEEESGLVAGEDFALAHAPERVMVGRLLKNIREHDRIVGGIDDVSTKRAVELYSPVLTLGHIIPMTATAAEVTKTAENTFRDLQIAAVNQLALYCEAMGINVYDVRAGVASLKGEGITRAVLWPGAGVGGHCLTKDTYHLERGVQMLGPDALDFPDGRESLYTLARGINDFMPAHMLHLTESALAQAGKTVKGAKIALLGWAFINDSDDARNTPAEPYYEAAKAAGAEVRVHDPWVDPETAPDVPPGLSKDLEAVLTGADAVVVFAGHKEYRRLVPAEVKALCGCALPAVVDGRNVVEPDAWIDAGFAYRGIGRGDKNGHTFTE